In Lachnospiraceae bacterium, one DNA window encodes the following:
- a CDS encoding aspartate/glutamate racemase family protein, translating to MRTIGLIGGMSWESTIPYYRIINEEVKKKMGGLHSAKIILYSVEFDEIEKCQSENRWEESGEILGKAAQALETAGADFILICTNTMHKVAPQIASMIKVPIIHIADATADELDKARIKRVGLLGTKYTMTQDFYKKRLVDRGIDVLIPKESEIETVNSIIFNELCVGTITEESRKKFQDIIEKLKEKGADGVILGCTEIGLLISQSDVSIPVFDTTVIHAKRAAKIAMED from the coding sequence ATGAGAACGATCGGGTTGATCGGTGGCATGAGCTGGGAAAGTACGATTCCCTACTACCGGATCATAAATGAAGAAGTAAAGAAGAAAATGGGAGGACTGCATTCAGCAAAGATCATTCTTTACAGCGTTGAATTTGATGAAATAGAAAAATGCCAGTCCGAAAATAGATGGGAAGAAAGCGGTGAGATCCTGGGAAAAGCTGCACAGGCACTTGAAACAGCCGGCGCAGATTTTATCCTGATCTGCACCAATACCATGCATAAGGTAGCACCTCAGATCGCGTCTATGATAAAGGTTCCGATCATACATATTGCAGATGCTACTGCAGATGAACTGGATAAAGCGCGTATTAAACGGGTAGGACTTCTGGGAACCAAATATACAATGACACAGGATTTTTATAAAAAAAGACTGGTGGACAGAGGAATCGATGTACTGATCCCAAAAGAGAGTGAAATAGAAACGGTAAATTCCATTATTTTTAATGAACTATGCGTAGGAACAATAACGGAAGAGTCCCGGAAAAAATTTCAGGATATTATTGAAAAATTGAAAGAAAAAGGAGCTGATGGTGTTATTTTAGGCTGTACGGAGATAGGCCTTTTGATCAGTCAGTCCGATGTTTCTATTCCTGTATTTGACACAACTGTGATTCATGCAAAGAGAGCGGCAAAGATTGCAATGGAAGATTAA
- a CDS encoding response regulator transcription factor — translation MSKILIVEDEESIAELEKDYLELSGFEVEIENNGTDGLERALKEEYDLLILDLMLPGTDGFEICRRVREIKNTPIIMVSAKKEDIDKIRGLGLGADDYITKPFSPSEMVARVKAHMARYERLVGSGQPSNEIIEIRGLKIDKTARRVWVNGEEKTFTTKEFDLLSFLAQNPNHVFTKEELFSKIWDMESIGDIATVTVHIKKIREKIEFNTAKPQYIETIWGVGYRFKI, via the coding sequence ATGAGCAAAATACTGATCGTAGAAGATGAGGAAAGCATTGCAGAGCTGGAAAAGGATTATCTGGAACTGTCAGGCTTTGAAGTGGAGATAGAAAATAATGGGACAGACGGCTTGGAACGGGCATTAAAGGAGGAATATGACCTGTTGATCCTGGATCTGATGCTTCCGGGAACAGATGGGTTTGAAATCTGCCGCCGTGTACGTGAGATAAAAAACACCCCTATCATCATGGTTTCCGCAAAGAAAGAAGATATTGACAAGATCCGCGGTCTGGGTCTAGGAGCAGATGACTATATTACAAAGCCATTCAGTCCAAGTGAGATGGTAGCCAGAGTAAAAGCGCATATGGCAAGATATGAGCGGCTGGTAGGAAGTGGCCAGCCGTCAAACGAGATCATTGAGATCCGTGGTTTAAAGATCGATAAGACTGCCAGAAGAGTATGGGTCAATGGGGAAGAAAAGACCTTTACAACAAAGGAATTTGACCTGCTTTCCTTCCTTGCCCAGAATCCTAATCACGTATTTACGAAAGAAGAGCTTTTCTCCAAAATCTGGGATATGGAGTCTATTGGAGATATCGCTACAGTTACTGTGCATATTAAGAAGATCAGGGAAAAAATTGAGTTTAATACAGCAAAGCCTCAGTATATAGAAACAATCTGGGGCGTAGGATACAGATTTAAGATATAA
- a CDS encoding HAMP domain-containing histidine kinase — protein MKLKTRLAVAFMIITIVPMILIFVSFFAINDHQARSFTKEYGLTEQVDLLSGNSTQVFNRLTRRVQQVIREELDKKPELYEDTGHLDEVNAELQKHYAYLVVRKGTDIIYFGDTDEENKSQLCEQLPEFDILQGDLEGGIYLDGESQHLVKQMDFQFPDKTEGSVFIISNVDDLLPEVKYMIREMLFLGVMILLIAGITLTFWVYQSILSPLNKLQEATKKIRDGNLEFTLDVDADDEIGHLCQDFEEMRMRLKESAEEKIQYDKESKELISNISHDLKTPITAIKGYVEGIMDGVASSPEKLDKYIRTIYNKANDMDRLIDELTFYSKIDTNKIPYTFSKINVSQYFRDCVEEVGLDMEARGIELGYFNYVDEDVVVIADAEQMKRVINNIIGNSVKYLDKKKGIINIRIKDDGDFIQVEIEDNGKGIAAKDLPNIFDRFYRTDSSRNSSQGGSGIGLSIVRKIIEDHGGRIWATSKEGIGTEVHFVLRKYQEVIQE, from the coding sequence ATGAAATTAAAGACCCGCTTGGCGGTTGCATTTATGATCATCACTATTGTTCCTATGATTCTGATCTTTGTGTCCTTTTTTGCCATCAATGATCATCAGGCACGTTCCTTTACAAAAGAGTATGGACTGACAGAACAGGTAGATCTTTTAAGCGGAAATTCGACACAGGTGTTTAACCGTCTGACCCGCCGGGTACAGCAGGTGATCCGGGAAGAGCTGGATAAGAAGCCGGAATTATATGAAGATACAGGCCACTTAGATGAGGTTAATGCAGAACTTCAGAAGCATTACGCCTATCTGGTAGTGCGTAAAGGAACAGATATCATTTATTTTGGTGATACAGATGAAGAAAATAAGTCCCAGCTGTGTGAACAGCTGCCAGAATTTGATATCCTTCAGGGAGATTTAGAGGGTGGTATATACTTAGATGGTGAGAGCCAGCATCTTGTAAAGCAGATGGATTTTCAGTTTCCAGATAAGACAGAAGGAAGCGTATTTATTATTTCCAATGTGGATGATCTGCTGCCGGAAGTAAAATACATGATCAGGGAAATGCTCTTTTTAGGAGTCATGATCCTTCTGATCGCTGGAATTACCCTGACTTTCTGGGTCTATCAGTCGATCCTAAGCCCATTAAACAAGCTTCAGGAAGCCACAAAGAAGATCCGTGACGGCAATCTGGAATTTACCCTGGATGTGGATGCAGATGATGAGATCGGCCATTTGTGCCAGGATTTCGAAGAAATGCGTATGCGTTTAAAAGAAAGCGCAGAGGAAAAAATCCAGTATGACAAAGAAAGCAAAGAGCTGATCAGTAATATCTCCCATGACTTAAAGACTCCTATCACGGCGATCAAGGGCTATGTAGAAGGTATTATGGACGGAGTGGCATCTTCACCGGAAAAGCTGGATAAATATATCCGGACTATTTATAATAAAGCCAATGACATGGACCGTCTTATTGATGAGCTGACCTTTTATTCCAAGATCGATACAAACAAGATCCCCTATACTTTCTCAAAGATCAACGTTTCACAGTATTTCAGGGATTGTGTGGAAGAAGTAGGACTGGATATGGAAGCCAGAGGTATTGAACTGGGATATTTTAACTATGTAGATGAAGATGTGGTAGTGATCGCCGATGCAGAGCAGATGAAGCGTGTGATCAACAATATCATTGGTAATTCTGTGAAATATCTGGACAAGAAAAAGGGCATTATCAATATCCGTATCAAGGATGACGGGGATTTCATCCAGGTAGAGATCGAAGATAATGGAAAAGGCATTGCTGCAAAGGATCTGCCTAATATCTTTGACCGGTTCTACCGTACGGATTCTTCCAGAAATTCTTCTCAGGGTGGAAGCGGCATTGGACTGTCTATTGTGCGCAAGATCATTGAAGACCACGGCGGCCGTATCTGGGCCACCAGTAAAGAAGGGATCGGAACAGAGGTGCACTTTGTTTTAAGAAAATATCAGGAGGTTATTCAGGAATGA
- a CDS encoding glycine--tRNA ligase, whose product MEKTMEKIVALAKNRGFVYPGSEIYGGLANTWDYGNLGVELKNNVKKAWWQKFVQESPYNVGVDCAILMNSQTWVASGHLGGFSDPLMDCKQCKERFRADKLIEDYNDEHGIEMEGSVDGWSQEQMKQYIEDKHICCPSCGAHDFTDIRQFNLMFKTFQGVTEDAKNTVYLRPETAQGIFVNFKNVQRTSRKKVPFGIGQIGKSFRNEITPGNFTFRTREFEQMELEFFCKPGTDLEWFAYWKQYCIDWLQKLGIKPDEMRARDHSPEELCFYSKATTDLEFQFPFGWGELWGIADRTDYDLTQHQTVSGQDMTYFDDESKEKYIPYVIEPSLGADRVTLAFLCAAYDEEEIGEGDVRTVLHFHPALAPVKVGVLPLSKKLNEGAEKVYAELSKYFNCEFDDRGNIGKRYRRQDEIGTPFCVTYDFDSEEDHAVTVRDRDTMEQVRIPIAELKDYFADKFMF is encoded by the coding sequence ATGGAAAAGACAATGGAAAAAATCGTAGCTCTTGCAAAAAACAGAGGTTTTGTATATCCGGGTTCTGAGATCTATGGCGGTCTTGCAAATACCTGGGATTACGGCAATCTGGGCGTTGAGCTGAAGAACAATGTGAAGAAGGCCTGGTGGCAGAAATTCGTACAGGAAAGCCCTTATAACGTAGGTGTTGACTGTGCTATCTTAATGAATTCCCAGACATGGGTAGCCAGCGGACATCTGGGTGGTTTCTCAGATCCTTTAATGGACTGTAAGCAGTGTAAAGAGCGTTTCCGTGCTGATAAGCTGATCGAAGATTACAACGATGAGCATGGTATTGAGATGGAAGGTTCTGTAGATGGCTGGTCCCAGGAACAGATGAAGCAGTACATCGAAGACAAGCATATCTGCTGCCCAAGCTGCGGTGCCCATGATTTCACAGATATCCGTCAGTTCAACCTGATGTTTAAAACATTCCAGGGTGTAACCGAGGATGCCAAAAATACTGTATATCTTCGTCCGGAGACTGCCCAGGGTATTTTCGTAAACTTCAAGAATGTACAGAGAACTTCCAGAAAGAAAGTTCCGTTTGGTATCGGACAGATTGGTAAGTCCTTCCGTAACGAGATTACACCTGGCAACTTTACTTTCCGTACCAGAGAGTTTGAGCAGATGGAACTTGAATTCTTCTGCAAGCCAGGTACTGACCTTGAATGGTTTGCTTACTGGAAGCAATATTGTATTGACTGGCTGCAGAAATTAGGCATCAAGCCAGACGAGATGCGTGCAAGAGATCATTCTCCGGAAGAGCTGTGCTTCTACAGCAAGGCTACTACTGACCTGGAATTCCAGTTTCCATTTGGCTGGGGCGAGCTTTGGGGTATTGCAGACAGAACTGATTATGACCTGACCCAGCATCAGACTGTATCCGGACAGGACATGACTTACTTTGATGATGAGAGCAAGGAAAAGTATATCCCATATGTAATTGAGCCTTCACTGGGTGCTGACCGTGTAACCTTAGCATTCCTGTGTGCAGCGTATGACGAGGAGGAAATCGGAGAAGGAGATGTAAGAACTGTTCTTCACTTCCACCCTGCTCTGGCACCTGTAAAGGTAGGTGTTCTGCCACTGTCCAAGAAGTTAAATGAAGGAGCAGAAAAGGTATATGCTGAGCTGAGCAAGTATTTCAACTGTGAATTTGATGACAGAGGCAACATTGGTAAGCGTTACAGAAGACAGGATGAGATCGGTACTCCATTCTGCGTAACCTACGACTTCGATTCAGAAGAAGACCATGCTGTAACTGTCCGTGACAGAGATACCATGGAGCAGGTTCGTATCCCGATCGCTGAGTTAAAGGATTACTTTGCTGACAAGTTTATGTTCTAA